The Atribacter laminatus genome contains the following window.
ATCTTTTGTTCTCGACACCAACGGTATAAACTGAGCCTCTCTTCCTTTGACAGACATTGACCTAAGGGATTACCGGGATTCCCTAATACAATCAGATCCGGTCTTTCCCTTTCTATGCGAGACATAATGCTGTCGAATCCTTCTTGGAACAAAGGATTACTATGTACTACCTTTTTCCCTTCCAAATGAAAAGCTCGAGCATATTCAGTAAAACATGGTTCCAAGATAAAGATTTTTTTTGCCTGATGACGACGGGCAATAAAATAAATACCCTGTGTTGCGCCATTGAAAGGAATAACTGAGTTTTTATCCAAATTATAAAGCAGCGCTATTCTTTTTTGATAAAATTCCCAATCAAGAGGGGGATAATAGGAAACATACCGAAACCAATCATTCCAGTGTTCCTTTAGTATTTGAGGCGGACCCCACGGATTTAAGTTAACACTGAAATCCGTGGGGCTTTTGCCTCTCAATTCCATCTCTATTAGTCGACCACCATGGATGGGTATGTTCATCATTCAACCAGTGCAAATGAGGAGATTAAATCACCTTTGTGTAATCTTACCAAGGTTACACCCCGGGTTGCACGTCCTTGAACTGAAACTTCATTACAATTGATCCGAATTAGGGTACCATTTTGCGATGATATCAATATCTCTTCCTGTCCAGAAACGAGCTGAACTCCAATAACTTCGTTTTCTGGTTGGCCAAATTTCATTAAGATAATGCCCTTCCCACCTCGATGGTGAACAGGAAATTTCTTCATTTTTACTCGCTTACCCATACCCTTAGAGGAAATAATCAAAAGATCTAAATTATTGTTGAGGGATGAAGCACCGACAACCCGGTCTTTCACTCGAAGCGTTATCCCCTTCACACCTCGACTAACTCTCCCCATTGAGCGAACTTCCTCTTCAGAAAAGGAAATTCCATAACCCTTTGCTGTGGCGATCAGAACTTTTTCCTGTCCATTGGTTACAAACACTGTCGAGAGCTCGTCTCCATCATCGAGATTAATTGCTCTTATGCCTCGTCTGGTAATAGAAACAAACTCGAGAAGATCGCTTTTTTTAACGATGCCCCGCGTTGTAACAAAAAATAAGTACTTCCCTTCGCCAAAATCCTTAAGGGGTATCATATTAATCACCCGCTCTCCCTCTTCGAGTTGGAGTAGATTTACTAAATGAATTCCCTTGGCTTGGCGCTGCATTTCAACCAGTTGGTAAGCGGGATGTTGGAATACTCGTCCTCGGCTGGTAAAAAATAGAATTTTATGAAGAGTCGTCGTAACCGCAATTTGACTAACCAAATCTTCTTCTTTAGTAGTAATGCCCGTTACTCCTCGACCACCTCGTCCTTGGCGTCGATAGGAAGACAGGAGAACTCTTTTGACATAACCATCCCGAGTAAGGGTAATAACAACGTCCTCTTCGGCAATGAGGTCGGTTAAATCAAGAGGCTCCGCTTCATCAACAATACGGGTTCGACGAGCATCGCCAAATCTTCTTTTTACATCTAAAAGCTCTCTTTTAATTAAGTTCATTAAACTCTTTTCGTGGTTTAATATATCCTTCAAAGAAGCAATTCTTTTTTCTAATTCTCGATATTCCTCTTGGATTTTTTCCCTTTCCAAGGCCACCAACCTCTGCAGCCTCATTTCTAAAATTGCTTGAGCCTGGGCATCTGAGAACTGGAACTGCTGCATTAAACGATCTTTTGCTTCAGCTACGTTTTGAGATGACCGAATAGTATGAATTACCTCGTCAATCATGTCTAATGCCCGAAGGAAACCTTCCAAAATGTGCAATCTTTCTTCGGCGTTTTTTAATTCATATTTACTGCGCCGGATCACTACTTCTTTACGATATTCAATAAAATGGCGAAGCACGTCAGGAACACCCATTACCTCCGGTCGTCCGTTGATCAGCGCTAAAAGAATAACACCAAAGGTAGTTTGAAGAGCGGTATGACGATAAAGATAATTCAAAACAAAGCTTGGATTCGTAGCATTTTTTTTCAGCTCTAAAACCACCCTAATTCCATCTCGGTCTGATTCATCACGAACTTCGCTAACATCAGCAATTTTTTTGTCCATAATGAGTCGAGCAATTTCTTCGACCAGAGAAGCTTTGTTGACTTGGTAAGGAATTTCCCGGATAATTATTGCTTTTCGGTGTCGATCCAAGTCTTCAATCCGAGCATCTCCCCGTAAGATTAATTTTCCCCTTCCTTCTCGAAAATAATCATGAATTCCCTTTGTCCCGTTGATTAATCCATATGTAGGAAAATCAGGTCCTGGAATGTATTCCAATAACTCCTTCCAAGTTGATTGCGGATTATCAATAAGATATATAGTTGCATCGATTAATTCCGAAAGGTTGTGAGGCGGAATGTTGGTCGCCATTCCAACTGCAATACCGGTTGCGCCATTGGCTAAAAGTTGTGGAAAGTTTGCCGGTAAAACTAATGGTTCCTGCATCGATTCATCGAAATTTGGTATAAAATCGACCGTATTTTTTTCGATATCCAAGAGCATTTCTTCGGCAATCTGGTTCATTCTTACTTCAGTGTATCTCATGGCTGCTGGTGGATCACCGTCGATAGATCCAAAATTTCCGTGTCCATCAACCAAAGAGTAGCGATAAGTAAAGGGTTGCGCCATTCGAACTAAGGTATCATATATGGCCATATCACCATGAGGATGATACTTTCCCAGAACATCTCCAACAACACGCGCGCTTTTTTTGTAAGGCAAATTATGCCTGATACCCATTTCGTTCATCGCAAACAGAATTCGCCGTTGCACGGGTTTCAGTCCATCCCGAGCATCAGGCAATGCTCTCCCGACAATAACACTCATGGCATAATTTAAATATGCGTCCTTCATTTCATCTTTTACATCTACAGGAATTATATTTCCTTTATCTTCCGGCATTTAATTCCTCCAAAAATTTTCTCTATCTCATTAAATATCTATGTTTACTACTTCATGAGCATGTTCACGGATAAACTCACGACGTGGATCGACAGCATCTCCCATTAAGACACTAAATATTTCCTCGGCTTCAATGGCATCCTCAATAGAAACCTGCTTGAGAGTCCTAGTTTTGGGATCCATCGCCGTCTCCCATAGCTGTTCTGGGTTCATCTCTCCTAAGCCCTTATACCGTTGAATTGTGTATTTTTTATTTTTAAAGTCTTTTAAAATTCTTTCCAATTCATTATCACTATATGCATAAGCCTCTTGTTTGTTGCTCCTTATTCGATAAAGCGGTGGAAGGGCAATGTAAATTTTTCCGTTTTCTATGAGTGGCTTCATATATCGGTAAAAAAAGGTTAATAATAAAGTTCGTATATGGGCACCATCCACATCGGCATCGGTCATTATTATCACTTTATAGTAACGTAATTTGTCAATAATAAAGTCAAATCCTATCCCACATCCTAAAGCAGCAACAATGTTACGAATTTCAGCGTTGGAAAGAATTTTATGAAGGTTTGCTTTCTCGACGTTGAGAATTTTCCCTCTCAAGGGTAGAATTGCCTGAAAACGACGGTCTCTACCCTGCTTTGCTGAACCTCCTGCAGAGTCTCCCTCAACTATAAATAATTCCGATTCTTCGGGATCCCGGCTAGAACAATCGGCTAATTTCCCTGGGAGACTTGATGAATCGATGCTATTCTTTTTTCGAGCTAATTCACGAGCTTTACGAGCTGCTTCACGTGCTCTCGCCGCTTGAACTATTTTTTCGCAAATAGCTTTGGCCACATCAGGGTTTTCTTCTAAAAAGGAAGAAAGATAATCGTGAGTTATTTCCTCCACAATGCCTTTGACTTCTGTGTTTCCAAGCTTGGTTTTAGTCTGTCCTTCAAACTGTGGTTCAGGAACAAGGACACTAATTACTGCACATAGCCCCTCTCGAATGTCGTTTCCGGTCGGCATCTCTTCTTTATCTTTTATAAGTTGATAGCGTTCAATGTATTCTGAGAATGATTTGCTTATTGCCAGCTTAAAACCATTAACATGACTACCACCTTCAATAGTGTTGATATTATTGGTAAAAGAAATGAGGTTTTCTAGGTAACTATCGTTATATTGAAAAGCAACCTCAACTTTTACCTCATCCTTTTCCCCTTTAAGAAAAATCGGTTCGTTGTGAACAACATTTTTACCTCGGTTTAAATAGCTAACTAGGGATTTTATTCCTCCGTGGTAACAGTATTCTTTTTCTTTTTCGTTGCGTTCGTCCTTTAAACAAATTTTTAGACCTTCATTAAGAAACGCGAGTTCTTTTAATCTTTGCGCTAAAATATCAAAATGAAAGTTGCGATCTGGGAATATTTCGGAATCTGGAATAAAACGAATTACTGTTCCGGTGTGGTTGGTAAAACCGGCATCTACCAAATCATTTATCGGCTTACCCCGCTCATACCTTTGCCGCCAAATTTTTTGGTTTTGGTGAATTTCAACTTCTAACCACTCAGATAATGCATTTACAACTGAAACTCCTACCCCATGGAGACCCCCGGATATTTTATAAGAGTATCGGTCAAACTTCCCTCCGGCATGGAGTTTGGTGAGGACTACTTCCACTGCTGAGCGGCCAACTTTTTGATGAACACCAACTGGAATTCCCCTTCCATTGTCTTGTACCATTACACTGCCATCATTTTGAATAGTGACTTTTATTTCGTCACAATATCCCATAAGCGCTTCATCAACACTATTATCTACAACTTCAAACACAAGATGATGGAGACCTTCAATTGATGTATTCCCGATATACATTGATGGGCGTTTTCTAACTGCCTCTAATCCCTCTAAAACCTGTATCTGCTCTGCTCCGTAATTTTTTATATCATTTTTTCTTATTTCTTCCAAAATCTTTCACCTCATAAATCTTTGGTATTATGAATTGGTTGATATCCTAATAAAAAGAAGGAAAACCTGATTTTTTTTCTATTTTTTCCTTATCCCACGGATTTTTACTTTCTTTACCATTAACCCTTTCTCTTGATATATTCTGCAAATGTCTGGTATGAATTTTTGCACTTCATGATTAAATATTGGATCGGTTATGCTTAAAAATAAGACATTATTACGATATCCTTCACACTGACAAAAATCTTTCAAATTGGGAAAGAATTCTCCAAACAACCCAATAAGCTGTTGATTTTTAATTGGCTCAACTAAGCCTTCTTTCTCTAAATAATCTTCTAGTATCTCACCAATTAAAGTTGGTTTTCCCCAAAAACAACGAACCACCTTGTCATTCATTGCCTTTCCCCATAAGTATTTTTCCTTTTTCAACATTTAAAACTGTCACTCGGTTTCTTCGCTTTCTCGCCCATTCATCGTTTTCGCGAGTCGTGGATATGAACACTTGCCCCTGGTTTAAAATTTCTTCTAACAATAAGTCTTGATGGTGCTGATCAAGCTCTGAAAAAACATCGTCAAAAACCATAATTACTTTACTTTTCTTGATCAATTGTATCACAGACATCTCTGCTAATTTAACTGATAAAGTGAGTGATTTTTTCTCTCCTTGGGATCCAAAGGTTCGAAACTCCTTCCCATTCTTCTCAAAAACAATTTCATCGCGGTGTGGTCCAATTATGGTAATCTCTCTTTCTCTTTCTTCTTCTTTAACCTTTTCGAAGCCTTTTTCCAAATGAATAATGCCCTCTTTATTCAAATGATAACCAAACGGTTGATACCTTAGTGAAAGCATTTGATTATTTATACCCAACCGAGCATAAAACTCTTTTACTAAAGGGGTATAGAGCCTTAAATATTCGAGCCTCCCCTGAATAATTTTTTTTCCAACATGAATGAGTTTTTCCGTATAGGTCTCTATAAGGTCTTCATTTGCATGTTCTCGGAGTAAATAATTTCTACGCGATAGCAATCCTTCATACTGGCTTACCAAAGCAGCATGAGCAGAATATATAAATCCTATCGCTTCATCTATGTATTCTCTCCTACTTTGGGGTGGTCCTTCTACTATTTCATGATCGTTAGGGAAATACCCAACCAACCATATCCCTTTTTTCCCCGATCCAGGATGACCATTTAATTTCCACTCTTTTTTTTGACCTGGCTGTATTGACACTTCCTTCCAGAAGTAATTTCCGTTCTCATCAATCTTTGCACCTAGGTAACTATAACTTTCTCCCCAGGTAATCATTTCCTGGTCTTTGGCTCTTCTAAACGAACGCCCTCTTGATAAAAAATATATAGCTTCTAGTAGGTTGGTTTTTCCTTGGGCATTTTTTCCCTGTAAAATGACTAAATGGTTGGAGAAACTCAGGTTTAATTTTTCAAGATTTCTCCAATTAATACATTTTAATTCTTGAATCAACATGCCCTAAACTTCTTCTCGAACCTTTAGAGGCATGATTAAATGTCGAAATTCATCATTATCACCGAATATCAAAACCGGCGCCACTTCGCCGTTAATGCCAAGAGAAATATTTTCCCATGGCGCTACTCGAATACATTCGGTCAAAAACCGCGAATTAAATGCTATGTTAACAGCTTGCCCCTCTATGGTAACTTCCATTTCTTCTCTTGCTGTCCCCATCCCCTGACTCTCACAGGTCATGATCAATTTCCCGTCACTAAATTGCAAGTAGATAGTTTCCTCTTCGGGTGTTGTAACTAGCGCTACTCTCTCAATACCCTCAAATAATTCTTTACGATTCACAGTTGCAGTTGTTGTAAAATCAGTTGGCAAAACTGATTCATACTCGGGAAATTCCCCTTCTATAAGTCGGCTGTATATTATCACTGAGTCCATATCGAACATAATTTCCCCTTGACCAGGAATAACATTTACTCTTTCTCCTACCATCGCTCTTATAATTGCCGCTGCTACTTTCGAAGGAACAATAAAACGTATTTTTTCTCCCACTTGATCGTTTATCTTTTCAATTTTGTGTAAACTCAACCTATGACCATCGGTTGCTGCCAGATACAAAAACGATTCCTTTCCTTCTAAAAGAACACCGGTAAGTGGACCTCGGGTTTCATCATTAGAAGTAGCAAAAGCAGTTTTGTTATAACCAATTCGCAGCTGCTCACTCTTAACCGTAAAATATTTATCTTTTTGAAAAGGAGGAAATACTGGAAAATTCTCTGGAGGGTAACCAGTTAACTTAAAAATACTCTTTCCACACCTTAACTCAGTCACCATACTATCTGACAATGAATTAATGGTTACCGTTTCTCCTACCATTCCTCTCGTTATTCCAATCAACAATTTTCCAGGAAGCACAACACTGGTACTTTCTTCAACGTTTGCCTGGCATTTGGCAATTATACCCATTTCCATATCATTTGATAGCATTTTAATTGTTTCTTTATTTTCAGCTTCAATCAATAATCCTGTCAAAACAGGAATTGAGCTTCGAGAGGGAACACAAACAGAAACATGATCAATCGCTTTTTTTAAGTCTCTTAATTTAACTGTAGCTTTCATGGAATTATCCTCCTGTTTGGTAATTATCCACATTCTTATTATTACTCCTATTTTTATATATTAAAAAATAGGAGAAGGAGTAGTAGTAGAGAATAAACCTGTGGATATCTCCCAATTTTCCCATTATATTGATAAAAATAGTCATTAAATACCAGGTTTTATTCTGTGAAGTTTGTGTGGAAAGAATGTTATTAACTTCCTTCCCTCTGGATTTTTTCTATGATTCCACTAATTTCTTGAGAAAGCTGTGGATTATTTTCAAGGTCGGTTTTAATCTTTTCATAAGCGTGGAGAACAGTTGTATGATCTCTTCCACCAAACTCTTCTCCTATAGCAGGAAGAGAATAATTAGTAAGGGAACGTGTAATGTACATGGCCACTTGCCTGGGGAACGCAACCTCTCTGGTTCTCTTCTTGGCACGCATTAATCCTGGTTTTATTGAATAATGTTCTGATACGACTCTTTGGATAGTGCTCACGCTAATTTTCTTTGTTACAGTTTTGGGTAAGATGTCTTTCAAGATTTCCTCAGCAATCTCAGGATTGGGGCTAATTTGATTTAAGGTGCAGTATGCTTTTATACGAACGAGAGCGCCTTCCAATTCTCTAATATTCGAAGGAATACGGTCAGCGATGAAGAGAATAACTTCATCAGGAATATCAATGTGTTCAGTTTCCGCCTTTTTTCTAAGTATAGCAATGCGGGTCTCCAAGTCTGGTGGTTGGATATCAGCCAACAATCCCCATTCAAAGCGAGAACGCAAGCGGTCTTCAAGGGTAGGGATTTCCTTAGGTGGGCGGTCACTGGTGAGAACAATTTGTTTTAAAGCATCATGAAGGGAGTTAAAAGTATGAAAAAATTCTTCTTGAGTTCTCTCTTTTCCAGCTAAAAACTGAATATCATCAATAAGAAGAACATCAACATTGCGGTATTTTTGACGAAAATCCTCAGTCTTATCATCTCTTATGGAATTGATCAGCTCATTGGTGAACTTTTCGGAGGAAGAGTAAACGATGCGAGCCGACTGATTTTTTTTTAACACTTGGTGCCCAATAGCATGCATCAAATGTGTTTTCCCCAAACCGACCCCTCCATAGATGAAAAGGGGATTATATGACTTAGCCGGGCTTTCTGCAACGGCTACTGCTGCTGCGTGGGCAAACTTATTGCTGTTACCGACAACGAAAGAGGAAAAACTGTAACGAGGATTTAGGTTGGGTTTTTCCCAATCATTAGATTGAGGAATAAGAATAGGAGAAGGACTTAGAGAAATCGTTGAATTCGAATCCACGGATAGAATAACTTTTAAATCAGAAGCATCTTTCCCAACAGTTTTTGAGAAAGTAGTGCGAAGCAAATCCAGGTATTTTTGTTCAACCTTCTCCCGTGCCAAACTGGAAGGAACTCCAAGAATTAATTCGTTGTCACTAAAGGAAATAGGATGAATTGTTTCAATCCAGGCCGCATATTCTGGAACCGATAATTGTTTCTCTAAAAAAGAGATGGTTTTTATCCACAACCCATCTAATGTGCTTGATACATCATTCATAAAAAGCCACCCCAACTTATTTAATTGTAATTCACAAGGATATCCACAAGGTATTCTAACCCCCTGGATGAGGGCAATAGAAATTTGCTAAAGCGCATGACAAGGGGTTATATGAGTTAGGAAAGAACAATGAAATGTTTTTTTTAAAATATTGCTCTCGTCCTATTAAACCATAAAGGAAGGGTTCTTGGCAAGTTATCCACAAGTTATCAACAGGTGTGGATAACTTAATTGTTGTAACTTTTCCCTCGGTATTGAATAGTATATCATGTGGAAGCTATTAAACGAAAAATAAATAGATATTAATCGGAGAGAAAAGCTTGAGGAAAAATCAAAATGTATGTCCCGTCTGTTTAATAGAATGATAGTCAGATAACAAATTTTTGTTTCATAAAAAAATGAGAAAAAAGACTTTTCCACAGCCAAAATTGAGATATCCACAGATTCTTGTGGATATCTATCCTGAAAATATCGAAACGTTTTTAGGTAATTCTTTCAAAGCAACCAACCTTAATCTCATTCTTGGTTTTCACCCTCATCCTCACCTTCTCCCATCAAGGGAGAAGGAACTCTGAATTCTTTTGTTCTTTTTTCCCTCGCCCCTTCGTGGGAGAGGGCCAGGGTGAGGGGGCAACTTATTTTCATATTCATCTGGTGCTGCGAAAGCAGCATGAAGGTCTATTCTGTAAAGACGAAGAGAAACAAAACCCCAAGAGATTAAAACGATAATTCTTGGCTTCATCTTTTCCCGAAAGAACAGGAACAGAAGTTCCATTTTGCTTTATCCTTTCACCGCTCCTTGAGTGAGACCTCCGACCAATTGTTTTTGTACAAAGAGAAAGAGAATGAATACCGGAATACAGATGAGAACCGAGGCAGCCATTAAGTTACCCCAATTGGTTTCATATTGACCAACAAAGTCAAATATACCGACAGGAAGTGTTCTTTTGTCTTGGCTGGTTATGAATGTGAGAGCAAACATGAACTCCTGCCAAGTGAGAAAAAGAATATAGGCAGCCGTTGCACCAATACCTGGACGCACCAAAGGGACGACTATCTTCCAAAAGGCTTGTAGTTGAGAACAACCGTCGATCTGGGCGGCTTCCTCCAGCTCTTTTGGAATGCCAACAAAAAACCCTCTTAATAGCCAAACTCCAACTGGTACCGAAAAGGCAAGATATCCAATAATAAGCGACGCAAAGGTATCAATAAGGCCAGCCTGACCCATGATTCGGTAAAGAGGAACAATGATGGCAGCAAGAGGAAACAGTTGGCTAAGAAGGAGCAAGTTAAAGAAAAACTTTTTTCCTGGGAATTGTAGTCGAGCATATCCATAAGAAGAAAAAAGAGCTACGAAAATAACAACAACAGTTGTACCCAAGGCAACCGTAAAACTATTTATAAAATAACGAACAAACATCGATCCCCTTCCGAAAACATGAAGGTAGTTATCTCCAGTAGGACGTTTTGGGATTAAATAGGGTGGAGACGTAAATTGTTCGTCAGGTGCCTTAAGAGACACGGAAAGCATGACTGAAAAGGGGAAAAGAACGAAAACTAAAAGGAGAAGCACCTGAATAGCAGTAATAACATGTCCGCTCCAATGAGTTTTCATTGTTCTGCTCCTTTCTGACGCTGGCTAAGCCAAACATAAAAGAGGCTAAATATCAGAAGGAATAAAAAATCAAAAATCGCGAACCTTGAAGCATCACCGAAACGAAATCTCTTGAAAGCTAAATCATAGACATAGGTGGGGAAAATATGGGTACTTTCAGCTGGTCCACCACCGGTCATTACATAAATTAATTCGAAATAATTAAATGTCCAAATAAAGGTAAGCAAGAAAGTGATGGTGATGATTGGTTGCATGGAGGGAAGAGTGACATAGCGAAATTGTTTCCACTTCCCAGCGCCATCAATATTGGCAGCCTCATACAGCTCGGTAGACACTCCTTGTAACCCAGCTAAATACATAAGCATAGAAAAAGGAAAACCCTTCCAGATTGCAGAAAATATCACAGCATATATTGCTGAACCTGGAACACTCAGCCATGTTAAATATTGATCTATAAGCCCAAGGCTTTTCAAATAATGATTAAGAAGACCAAGCTGAGGATCGTAGATTAACCTCCAAACCATACCAGCAACCACGCCGGGCATAACCCAGGGGAGAATCATAATACCACGTACCAGAGAACGACCCCAAAAAGGCTTATTTAAAACTATTGCCGATCCCAATCCCAAAAGAAGCTGGAAAAAAACCACCAGAACCGTCCAGATAATCGAATTTTTAAAAACCAACGGCAACATTTTATTGCCAAAGAGTTTGTTATAGGCAGTCCAGCCGAGATAACGAGAAGAGGTTAGTGACATATCGCTTAAGCTATAATTTAGGGTGAGAAATAAGGGATAAATAACCAGGATTACTAATAAAATTATTGATGGCAGGGTGAAAAAATACCCAGTAAGCCAGTCTTTTTTCATGGAATCCTCCAGATAATAGCATTATAAGGCTTAAAACCATCAAAACTAACAATATTCTGAAACAATAGGCAATCGATGTATATATAATTGAAAAGTATCATAATAATCAAATGAAAATTAGAAATAAAGACAAGTAACCATATTTATTTAACCAAAAATTCCGTAAAAAATGAATTAAAAGTAGTTCTGGGCAAAGAATTTTGCCCAGAACTATGATTATTCTTTAATTAGTGCCATAGTAATCTGCAAGCAGAGCGTTTATTTCCTCGGTCGCTGTTTTTAGTGCACTTTCAACATCTTCCGTTCCTGTGAGAATTGCAGTCGTAGCATTGCGCTGTATTTCGGCAAGGTCTGGATATTTTGGGAATATTGGACGATAAAGGGCTAGAACAAGCTGTTCAAAAATGATATCGGGGAACCTTCTTTTTTCATTTAAGAACGCTTTTGCAGCTTCGATGTTAGCAGGAGTGAGAGAGGAAACCTTTTCATTAACTTCTTTGCTTGTCCAATATTCAATAAACTTCCAAGCCGCATCTTTGTTGGGAGCGTTTTTATAAATGACCATGTTCCAACCACCAAGGGTAGTGATGGATTCACCATCAGCAGGTTTGGGGAAATAGGTTAAAGCCCAATCCATTTCCGGTGCTCTAGCATTCACCGTATCTTGTCCCCATTCACCATACCAGAACATACCCACTTTTCCAGCGGTAAAGAGTTGGAATGAATCTTCTTCGGTTCGGCTCACTTCTCCAGGAGGATTAATTTCTTGGAGTTTCTTGTAGTACTCCAATGCTTCAATGGCTGGTGCTTGATCAAGCACACATTGGCTAAAGTCTTCATTTAAAACCGATCCACCGTTGGAGAAAATAAGTGCATCAACTACACATTGTACTGCATCGCCTTGACCAACCCAGAGAGCAGTGCCCCATTTTTCGCTAGAGGTCATTTTCTTCCCTGTTTCATAAAATTCATCCCAAGTTACCGGAGGTTTTTCCGGATCAAGGCCGGCATCGGTGAAAAATGCCTTGTT
Protein-coding sequences here:
- the dnaA gene encoding chromosomal replication initiator protein DnaA, which produces MNDVSSTLDGLWIKTISFLEKQLSVPEYAAWIETIHPISFSDNELILGVPSSLAREKVEQKYLDLLRTTFSKTVGKDASDLKVILSVDSNSTISLSPSPILIPQSNDWEKPNLNPRYSFSSFVVGNSNKFAHAAAVAVAESPAKSYNPLFIYGGVGLGKTHLMHAIGHQVLKKNQSARIVYSSSEKFTNELINSIRDDKTEDFRQKYRNVDVLLIDDIQFLAGKERTQEEFFHTFNSLHDALKQIVLTSDRPPKEIPTLEDRLRSRFEWGLLADIQPPDLETRIAILRKKAETEHIDIPDEVILFIADRIPSNIRELEGALVRIKAYCTLNQISPNPEIAEEILKDILPKTVTKKISVSTIQRVVSEHYSIKPGLMRAKKRTREVAFPRQVAMYITRSLTNYSLPAIGEEFGGRDHTTVLHAYEKIKTDLENNPQLSQEISGIIEKIQREGS
- the dnaN gene encoding DNA polymerase III subunit beta → MKATVKLRDLKKAIDHVSVCVPSRSSIPVLTGLLIEAENKETIKMLSNDMEMGIIAKCQANVEESTSVVLPGKLLIGITRGMVGETVTINSLSDSMVTELRCGKSIFKLTGYPPENFPVFPPFQKDKYFTVKSEQLRIGYNKTAFATSNDETRGPLTGVLLEGKESFLYLAATDGHRLSLHKIEKINDQVGEKIRFIVPSKVAAAIIRAMVGERVNVIPGQGEIMFDMDSVIIYSRLIEGEFPEYESVLPTDFTTTATVNRKELFEGIERVALVTTPEEETIYLQFSDGKLIMTCESQGMGTAREEMEVTIEGQAVNIAFNSRFLTECIRVAPWENISLGINGEVAPVLIFGDNDEFRHLIMPLKVREEV
- the gyrA gene encoding DNA gyrase subunit A; this translates as MPEDKGNIIPVDVKDEMKDAYLNYAMSVIVGRALPDARDGLKPVQRRILFAMNEMGIRHNLPYKKSARVVGDVLGKYHPHGDMAIYDTLVRMAQPFTYRYSLVDGHGNFGSIDGDPPAAMRYTEVRMNQIAEEMLLDIEKNTVDFIPNFDESMQEPLVLPANFPQLLANGATGIAVGMATNIPPHNLSELIDATIYLIDNPQSTWKELLEYIPGPDFPTYGLINGTKGIHDYFREGRGKLILRGDARIEDLDRHRKAIIIREIPYQVNKASLVEEIARLIMDKKIADVSEVRDESDRDGIRVVLELKKNATNPSFVLNYLYRHTALQTTFGVILLALINGRPEVMGVPDVLRHFIEYRKEVVIRRSKYELKNAEERLHILEGFLRALDMIDEVIHTIRSSQNVAEAKDRLMQQFQFSDAQAQAILEMRLQRLVALEREKIQEEYRELEKRIASLKDILNHEKSLMNLIKRELLDVKRRFGDARRTRIVDEAEPLDLTDLIAEEDVVITLTRDGYVKRVLLSSYRRQGRGGRGVTGITTKEEDLVSQIAVTTTLHKILFFTSRGRVFQHPAYQLVEMQRQAKGIHLVNLLQLEEGERVINMIPLKDFGEGKYLFFVTTRGIVKKSDLLEFVSITRRGIRAINLDDGDELSTVFVTNGQEKVLIATAKGYGISFSEEEVRSMGRVSRGVKGITLRVKDRVVGASSLNNNLDLLIISSKGMGKRVKMKKFPVHHRGGKGIILMKFGQPENEVIGVQLVSGQEEILISSQNGTLIRINCNEVSVQGRATRGVTLVRLHKGDLISSFALVE
- the gyrB gene encoding DNA topoisomerase (ATP-hydrolyzing) subunit B, whose protein sequence is MRKNDIKNYGAEQIQVLEGLEAVRKRPSMYIGNTSIEGLHHLVFEVVDNSVDEALMGYCDEIKVTIQNDGSVMVQDNGRGIPVGVHQKVGRSAVEVVLTKLHAGGKFDRYSYKISGGLHGVGVSVVNALSEWLEVEIHQNQKIWRQRYERGKPINDLVDAGFTNHTGTVIRFIPDSEIFPDRNFHFDILAQRLKELAFLNEGLKICLKDERNEKEKEYCYHGGIKSLVSYLNRGKNVVHNEPIFLKGEKDEVKVEVAFQYNDSYLENLISFTNNINTIEGGSHVNGFKLAISKSFSEYIERYQLIKDKEEMPTGNDIREGLCAVISVLVPEPQFEGQTKTKLGNTEVKGIVEEITHDYLSSFLEENPDVAKAICEKIVQAARAREAARKARELARKKNSIDSSSLPGKLADCSSRDPEESELFIVEGDSAGGSAKQGRDRRFQAILPLRGKILNVEKANLHKILSNAEIRNIVAALGCGIGFDFIIDKLRYYKVIIMTDADVDGAHIRTLLLTFFYRYMKPLIENGKIYIALPPLYRIRSNKQEAYAYSDNELERILKDFKNKKYTIQRYKGLGEMNPEQLWETAMDPKTRTLKQVSIEDAIEAEEIFSVLMGDAVDPRREFIREHAHEVVNIDI
- the recF gene encoding DNA replication/repair protein RecF (All proteins in this family for which functions are known are DNA-binding proteins that assist the filamentation of RecA onto DNA for the initiation of recombination or recombinational repair.), producing the protein MLIQELKCINWRNLEKLNLSFSNHLVILQGKNAQGKTNLLEAIYFLSRGRSFRRAKDQEMITWGESYSYLGAKIDENGNYFWKEVSIQPGQKKEWKLNGHPGSGKKGIWLVGYFPNDHEIVEGPPQSRREYIDEAIGFIYSAHAALVSQYEGLLSRRNYLLREHANEDLIETYTEKLIHVGKKIIQGRLEYLRLYTPLVKEFYARLGINNQMLSLRYQPFGYHLNKEGIIHLEKGFEKVKEEEREREITIIGPHRDEIVFEKNGKEFRTFGSQGEKKSLTLSVKLAEMSVIQLIKKSKVIMVFDDVFSELDQHHQDLLLEEILNQGQVFISTTRENDEWARKRRNRVTVLNVEKGKILMGKGNE
- a CDS encoding DciA family protein produces the protein MNDKVVRCFWGKPTLIGEILEDYLEKEGLVEPIKNQQLIGLFGEFFPNLKDFCQCEGYRNNVLFLSITDPIFNHEVQKFIPDICRIYQEKGLMVKKVKIRGIRKK